The Aspergillus nidulans FGSC A4 chromosome VII nucleotide sequence GCTTTGGTTGTCAACAAGGTACGTTACGTTTGACTAACTCAACGGCAACTTCGCACGCCAACGAGTACATTCCAGGCCATTGCTATTTTGTCCTTGAGAGAGCAGCGTTGGTCCGGAGTCCTTTACAGCGCTGTACAACTTGTATGTGATGCTACCCTCCTTCGTCCGTTTCTCCTGATTCGTGCGGCAGATATATTCTCACTGCTTTCTGCGGAGGCGGGATTTCCACGAATTCGACGTGAAGGTTTGGGACTACTTAAAGACAGTCAAGGGTGCCCTTTGGGCATCGCTTGTAGTTCCTGTCTGCGTCCGATATTTGACAGATGCCATGGTCGAAACTACAGAATTATTCCTCAGCTCCCGCATCACCTTGCGTACTCGGGTTGTCAGCATTTATGCCAGCGAAAATTCAAAGAATGCTTATGCAGTATGTTTTGCTCTGCTCACAGAGAAACTAATTGTTTACACGAAGTGTAGGTGTTCGATAAATTCACTTCAACACTTGGTGTATCAACTGAGATCACTGTGCCGGAGGATTTCAACAGCGAGAATGAGCCTGCTTATGACCTGGAAAATGCAGTGTGCTATCGCAAGCAGAGTGAGTTCCTAGTCTTTTGGCCTAAACTCCACATCAGCATTCCCTGACGGTTGCTGATTGCCCGGACAGATTGGATGAGCAACCCGGAATGGCTGGCACTGCAGCGAATGCTTCTACCACTGGCACACCCACAACATCAGTACGCCTCCGAGAAGTCTGAGTCTCCCCATGAGGTGCTGCGAAGCAAGCCATATAATGATTGGATCATCGGACCCAAGTCGCCAGTCTTATATATCCAAGGGAAGGATGAGGAACATTCAAGGTTTCTAGCTGAACAGGTCTTCCTCGACTGGAAGTCAAAACTCCAGGGTAGAAAGAAGTATCACACTCCGGTGAtgtccttttccttctcagccgACGATCCTGTGCGTGCCACTATAGATTCCATGATATGCTCCGCCATCCTACAGGTTGACTCTGCATTTCGCAAATTATCCATGCCGAAGACGAGTGTTCTCCTTGATATGCACAAGTTTCACCGGGGCTGGACGTATGAGGATCTTCACAATCTTTTCCTAATACTTGTATCCTCAGACCTTGAGAATGGTGGGCTTTTGGTGTTGCATGACGTTGACGAATGCGAACTAGCAGGTCGGAAAATGTTTTGGGAACTCCTTCAGAGCCGTGCGGACTTGTCAGATTCATATATCAAGGTCGTTGTAACATCTCGCCGCAGGCTATCATTGCTGACAGACTCCGACAAATCTAGCTTGTGGTACGTGTACAATGAATACGAAGGCACATCGGAGCACTTGTCGGTAAATCCATCACCTCCATATGTGGCAAGATACATTCCTCGGCTTTGCCCCGGCGGCTACGGTGAATCTCAAGTGAGAAAagccctccagctcctcgaatCCATGGATGGTTCCCTCTTAGAAGACATCCTGTGCCTCATACAAAGACACACTCATTGGCCTGTTGACCCATCGTCACGCGCATGGTCCACTTTCTTAACACTTCTTGGTCTGGTTAAACCGACAAGTACGCCGGCGGCTATACTAGACGGGATACTTCGATCGATTCCCGATCAGATAGGATTACGATGGATCCTCCTCTGGCTGATTTACGGCCACCGGCCCTTAAGCAGTATTGAACTTGCCTGCCTCTTGTGCCACTGCAACCGGACCGAAGGTGATCAGTCCTTTCCCAGACCTGCTTATGACGAGATTGAAAAGGcccaccgcctcctcaagtCATGGCTACCAGTCTTGGTTCACTTTGGCCCTAACCAAATCTGTGTTCGAAAGGCCGTACGTGACATACTTCTTGGTGAGAATCCCCAATATATGTGGAATGAGATAAAACCAGCTGTGCACCAGACAGCCCTCGACTTTCTTAGCGCCTACCTCGATGATATGGAAGTTCGAAATCGGCTGAGTGAGATCTACGATCAGTACTCTTCAATTGGTGATCCTGAAACCGAGCTCGTGCCTGCAGTACTGCCCAACGGCGAAGACCTTATTTATTACGCTACCACGGCATTTCCATATCATCTAGAGAAAAGTCCCCAATCTTGGAAACATCTAGAGCAGATATTCAGCAGCTCACCGGAGCAGCGCCTTGCGCCTTGGGCAAAGTTGTATTGGGCTATGAGCAACCCGTTTTCACGGCCGTCGATGGAGAAACTCAGCTCGCCTTTATCTGTTCTTCTTAATACGAAGAGCCTCGATCCAGCTTTTCGCAAGGCGTTGAAAAGTCTTATGAATACCACGGATAGTGCAGCATGGTCATCAGACCCGTCCCTCAGCGAGTTCGCCCCTATGAATTGCTTAGTCCGCGCGATGTCGATTAGAGACGAGACTGCTGCTTTGAAGTATATCCAACGTATCGTTACCAGAAAGATTGAGGGCAGCGAAGGTGGTAATGATGCTGTCATTACACCGATACAAGCCGCAGCAGGGGATGATACTTGGCCGTCCAAATTGCTGTGGAGGGCAACTTGGCTCAACATGGAGCGTCTCGTTGACTTCCTCCTAGAGGCTGGGGTTTCTCCCGATCCGAAAGATGTGGTGTCCAAGCGATATCCCTCTCCATTATATATGGCCTCAGTTTTCGGCCACACTCGAATCGCAGAACTACTACTACGAAGCggggctgatgctggtgttTTGAGGGAAGACGGTGGTATGCTACTTGCTGCTGCGGACAATGGGCATGCCGACACAATCCGGGTCCTGGTGACACACAACCGTGGACTCCTGGAGTTGGAACAACCGAATACCCCTCTCTACGGAGCATCCTTATGGGGGAATTGGTTAGCAGCGATGGTGCTTCTCGAATTTGGCGCCCGTCCCAACTATGTTCCCGCTGCGGACGGCTGGGCTCCCATTATCGCCGCGGCTGACTCTGGATACGTCAGGACTCTCCAAGTTTTGCTCGAAAATCATGCAGACCCCAACTTATGTGGCCCTGGTGGACAGGACACTGCGCTCTGGTGGGCTGCCATGCGCTCTCGGAGTGTAGAAGCTGTTCGCACGCTTCTGGAATATGGTGCAGACCCCAACCATGAGCTTCTCAAGCCCCCATTGGTGGTTGAGCTATGCAGTTCGTCGGAACTCAGTACAGAATATAAGGTCGCTCTCCTGGATGCTCTTATTAATAGCAAATCTCCATTGGGTGTCGATAAAGTAGACTCGCACGGATCGACAGGCTTAGTCTGGGCCTCCAGCAGCGGGCACATTCCTGTAGTGGATTGGTTGCTAGCGCACAACGCCAATGTGAGCCTCCTCAACGACGAGCAGCGCGGCGCGATGCACTACGCTGTTGTGAACGGGCATAAGGAAGTTGTTCGCAGATTGCTCGAGCGGAAGCCCCCTCTGGACGTTTTGGCTGACACCGGCGAGACCCTCCTCCAAGTATCAGTGCGCAATGGCGATATGTTAGTCCGCATGCTCCTAGACGCTGGTGCGAATCCCGAGCAGGAGAATGGTGAAGGCTTGACCGTCATCAACACGGCGGTCGTACAGCAACAGTCCGACGTCGTGAAATTGCTTATTGATCGAGGTGTGGACATCAACCACCGCGACAATGCAGGTTGGTGTCCTATTCATGACGCTTCAGGCCACCGTCCTAGTACAGAGATAGTCCGGCTTTTTGCCGAAGCTGGTGTGAACCTGGAGGAAACTACTACGGCTGGTCAAGCCCCTCTCCACCTTGCCGCCAGCTTCCCTCAGCCAGAGATAGTAACATTGCTACTTGAGTATCGCGGGAGGCTAGACATAGAGCAACGCAACAAAGACGGAGAAACACCGCTCATCAAGGCTGCTATGGGTGGCAATGTCGAATGCATTCACCGCCTCCTACGAGCAGGTGCCGACATAAATGCGCAGTGCTCAGTTGGATGGACACCATTAATGAGTGCATTGAACTCTGCAGACTGTGATGATGcagtcagcttccttctaTCCCAGCCGGGGATAGATATAACCATTGCCTCCAAGAAACACGGCGCAGCCCTTCACATAGCATGCTCAAATCTTCATCTCGAGGTGGTCAAGAAACTGCTCGATCATGGTGCCGATATCAACCAGCTGCTTCCCGGTATCAGGCCCACTCCTCTAATGGCAGCCTGTATGCCAGCCGAGATCCTCGACTCCGAGACTCGAAGCGAATTCCTCGATAAAATTGACCGGCTCGTTCGGACCTTGATAGACTGCGGTGCGGACGTAAAGGCTACCTACAGCACCCCCATATCTACCCTTTTGTGTGCGGCTGCTCAATTCGCCGCTCCAAGCACAATCAACTATCTAGTCGGCAAAGGTCTTTCTCTCAGAGATCCAGGCTGTCTTCGCCGGCTTCCCATCCATTATGCTGCCGTCAATGGCCGCGAAAACTTCGAGGCAGTGTTCCAAAGCGACGGTGATCTCTTGTCTACAGACGTTGCAGGGAAAAACGCTCTTCAGTGGGCTGCTCAATTCGGCCACGTCCGAACAGTAGAGATGATTCTTGCCCATGCTCGTACCCAAGAAGAACGACAAAAGCGCATTAATCAACCTGATATTGACGGGTGGACGGCTCTCTGCTGGGCTCTCCGGCCACACACTGTCGCGAATGCCGAGATATATTCCGAGCCCTATGACATTACTCAAACAGTTCAGGTTCTGATCGAAGAAGGCGCTGATACGTCTATATCCTTCCGCATGGGCGCGGAAGGTGAGCTATTTACCGTGCTTGAGCTGGCTGAGTTACATAGTGCGTCTGATGAAATCATTACCATTCTCAAGGATGCAGAGGCCGCTCGCATTGCTAGCAGCGATGGCACTGGGAACGGTGTCATAGCACGGTCTGTCCGGCCCTACCAAGAACAAGGGTACAGTTGCGATATTTGCCTCAGTGTAAGTACTTCACAATCCCTACAACATATGATAGCTTTCTAGGGTCGACTTTAACCCACTGAACAGACAATTTGGGGCCCTGTATACGAATGTGAGACGTGTCTTGACTTCACTGCTTGCAAGAAATGCCATGGGCGGATCAACCTCTACCACGGACACCTGCGCCTGGAGAACGGGGAACCACACGCTTTTAAGTTGATTGTAGAAGCAGATCCGGAGATGCTTGATCCGCAGGGGCAGGGGTCTCTATCTCCGAGAAATTCGAGGAAGAACTCAGAAGTGGACAACCGGTCAGGGAGTAAAGGAGATGGGGTTGGAGATGGCGATGCagttgttgttgatggtacCATGGAGGCGATTATGAATTTTTCGGTCGATGATGATATTACGGAAATCGGTGCCGACGACGGCGCTTCAAtaaggatggggaggagtCCTTGATGGTGTCCCTGTCACTGCGCTTGCTTGCTATGGCACCGACTGAGGTGTTCAGAGTGCTGCGGCTAATACCAGGCCGGATATCTCTAGACGATAATGAGCTAGGGAAATAAGCAGACAGCCTGGTGTAACTTATCTGCCCTCTTTACCACTAAAGCGTTTTTTTCCGTGTTATTCATCAGTCTCAAGGAACCTTTGACAATCAGAGGGGTACTCGTCAGCCCTATCCATACTATCCATGCCGCGCAAAACAAACATTACTTAGGAGCTTCAGAAACACAAGATGAAGCTCGATTTGCTCCAATGAAATGGATTCTCAGGACAGAGCTGCTACCAAACGTAGGATTATCATTCAAGAGGACCTTTTATATACTTGACTTCTGACTCTTGACCGAGCCGACTTGAAGGACCTCCTTTTCGAAGCTATGTAGGTTCACCTTTGATctgcctccagctccagctctagTAGTGAGTCCAACCAACTATGGCATTAAATATGAAAATAGATCCCTCTTAGATGTTACGCCATGTACATTGAGCCGATATTGTTAACTATTCCTAGTGCCCAACCTCAACTGCGGGTCTGCTAGGTACCCAGTAGGCGCTGCGTTCTTACCTTGAAAACCTGCATGAAAGAAGTCCGGCAATCCTGTCGAGCGTTACAGACAAACTAATCCTTGCGGATATGTTCAACCACGCCCGCAACCCATGGAAATTAGACGCACTAGATGTGTGACCTCAGGAGCCTTTCGCAGAGATAGATAGGGATTTCAAAATCTCGCGGCAGGACTCCAAAAACCCCCTTTGGCTGCTGAACCCCATAATCTATCTATTACTAATTCTGAGAAAGTGTACTGGACAAGGGATACTGATTGAGAAGCAAGCGGAAGAGCCACGGCCCGTTCAAGTCCAGAAGAACGTGAAAGAGGTGAATCTGCGGCTGCTTGCTATGCTACTACTGCGCAATGTACCAATAATCCGATGATAATCTATTGCTTGAAGGTTGACCTACAGAATTTAATTGTTGCGCAAGGTATTCTGAATCGCACGAAAAGGGTACCCCTCTCGTCGAACTGCCTAATTCAGTAATAGTAGCAGTAGTAGCAGAACTATATAACCCTCAACCTTACGGAGGGAGCCCGGCACGGAATGTGTATTTCTGTATGTATGTGTACGATAAACACTACAGGTGGATCTATTCCTCTGCGGAGACGGGATGAGAATTAGGGTTATCTACCCTGGTAGCCCTTCGGATGACGGGACGCAGCAATGTACCAGAACGCAGGATTAGATAAAACcaaagaagccaacaagTCAAGCGAACCAAGCGAGTCAAGCTGTCTCCTAATCAATTTAATGTGGCTATGGGCCCGTGGCTAAAGGCCGGTGGCATTAGCTATGGTGTCGCCATCTGCAGTGCATTGCTTACATCCATTGAGGACCCCGAGGCCGCAGTTTGTAAAGTCCCTAGATTTCTACCTGGGACACAATACAGTCTACATAACGTAGAGACACCGACGCGCAGTAGGGCTTAAACGCCGATCTATCGGCGATAGTGGTCTCACACCATCGCGCACCATGATTGCCGTAGATGTCGCCAGCGGATCCCAGTCCTAGACGAGGAGACCTGCCAATGAGAGGTTAACAGAAGCTTGACCTCGGAATGAAGCTTGTCGATGGCATATTGCATTCAATGCCTAATCTCCAATTGAACAGCCCTGTAGTATTGGACACGTATATCTCCGCGGAGGGGTTCTCCCAATCGCCAGTCGTCTGCTGCTACAGTATACACGAAGGAAAGTACTGGAATCACGATACTGACGGCTGATGATCTAGATGGCTTAACCCTTCTTTCCTGGAGTTAGATACTTTGTAAACCCCACTCTGTTACGCCTGGATGCACGTTGGGGCGACTACTGGGCATCATCTCATTTACGTGCACAGGCACGACATGGCTCGCTGGACCAATCTATATAGTGCGCGGTCGTTCCAACGAGtcgcctttttttttcccgcAATTTTTATCCTTAGGACGCAGGTGCAATGGCTGTAGACGAAAAGAAGACTCCGCCGATCTCCACCGGCGAGGTAGAGGCCGATTCTCGCGGCGTCAGCGAGATCGATGACTCGGATAGGGAGCAAGGCCGGTCTGGTTTCAAGAAGGGCACGTTCAATGCGACAGAGGATCCGCGTTTCTACAAGCCTATCGACACCTACGAGGGACTTCACCGCTGGGACCCGGACTTTGAGtggacggaggaggaggaaaggaggatTGTGCGTAAGGTGAGCCCACAGCTACCTATGGCCATTAAAGACAATATCAAAATCATAAATCACcaaaaaacaaaagagaagaaggctaaGAGGGACCAGATCGACGCGCGAGTTTGCACTTTTGCCTGCGTCACCTTCTTTGCGCTGCAGCTCGACCGGGGCAATATTGGCAATGCCCTGGCCGACAACCTCCTCCAAGACCTCCATATGACGACCAACGACTACAACACTGGGCAgaccatcttcctctgctgtTTTCTCTTCGCCGAGCTGCCTTCGCAGCTGATCTCCAAACGACTTGGCCCCGACCGCTGGATCCCCATTCAGATGGTCGCGTGGAGTCTCGTCGCGGCGTGCCAGGCCTTTCTCAAGACCCGGTCCGGCTACTTAGGGCTCCGCGCCCTCCTGGGCCTGCTAGAAGGCGGCTTCATCCCTGACAcaatcctctttctctcctttttCTACAAGTCCAGCGAGCTGCCTAAACGTCTGACCTGTTTCTGGGTTTCGTACACCGTCACCACCATCATCGGCGCGTTTCTCGCCTTCGGCCTCCTACACATCAAGGACTCTAACGGCGGCGGCTCGTGGAGGTACCTCTTTGCGTATGAGGGCCTACTCACTGGAGTCATTGGCATCATAGCGGCCTTCTGGATGCCGGCCTCTCCGACGCAGACCAagggcgggtttcgtgggaAGGGCGGCTGGTTCACCGAGCACGAGGAGAAGATTATGGTCAACCGGGTGATCCGCGACGACCCGAGCAAAGGCAGTATGCACAATCGGCAGGCCGTGACGCCCAGGCTCCTCTGGGACTCACTCAAGGACTACCACATGTGGCCAATCTATATCCTCGGCTTCGTGTGGATGATCCCCTACACACCAGAGACCAACTATCTTACTCTGCAGCTCCGCTCACAGGGCTTCACCACTTTCCAGACGAACCTGCTCACGATCCCTGCTGCCGTTGTCAGCATCACCACCATGATCACCACGACCTGGCTAGCTGAGCGCACAAACCAACGCCTGCTCTTCGGCGCCGCCATCGAAGTGTGGTATCTTGTTCTGCTGATCGCATTGCAGACCTTGCCTGAGAAGAGCATGCCATGGCCGCGATTCGCGATCCTCACCCTGATCGTCGGCGGACCGAGCCTGCACCCTGTGTTGGTGGCGTTGACTTCGAGAAATGCCGGCTCTGTGCGCACGCGCACTGTGGCATCCGCATTGTATAATATGAGCGTGCAGGTCAGCAGTATTGCGGCAGCGAATGTATTGCACTCCTACTCTCCTTTATTCACCCCAGATACTAGTTTTGCTGAACAGTACTGCAGGTGTACCGAACCGAAGATCAGCCGTACTACAGAAAGGGCAACAAAGTGCTCATCGCGCTAGCAGTAGTCAgtatcttcttgttcatctcGGCCAAAGTCTACTACGTCTGGAGAAACAAGTACGGCGATTCATGGATCTGACCCTATCCCTATGTTTACTGACAGGAGCAGGCAAAATAAGACTAAATGGGATGCCCTGAGCAGCGAGCAGAGAGAGAGCTATCTACGCGAGAATCCGGTCATGACGAACAAACGGTAAGCCCTGCGCCTTTTTGCCTACAGTCTAATCCCCTGCGACGGCTTGACCAGTGCTGATGCTTGGATTAGGATCGATTTCACCTTTGCCTCCTAATATTTTGTCTACCTCTCTGTCACTGCCGATCGGATGGAGGAAGCTCAATGGTCTTGATTTGAGTCTGGATTTATGCGTTGAGGGTAGGCAGGATATTAGTATGACTGAACAGGTGTAGACTCAGACTAATAAAGCCATCTATTGCAATGGCACTGTGACTGCTCACTATACTTCTGATATATGggcctcctcagccccgTCTTCCCCAGTTCGATCCTGATTGCAGACAAAAGATCCATTCGTGATTGCATCAAAGTCGCCTAGATGAGGTTATAGTCTAGGCATGCTTAATAAGCCTAGTATGTATAGGGCGGACCTTAGGGTAGCTGTACATACAAAGCTGCTGCAGAAATTACGACAGCTGCAGACTATACTATACCAGTGCCTTGTTAATTTAGTCCATTGCCCGCTAAAATGAAGACTGTTGTGTGACCATCTCAAGTCT carries:
- a CDS encoding uncharacterized protein (transcript_id=CADANIAT00008879), producing MFNHARNPWKLDALDCTGQGILIEKQAEEPRPVQVQKNVKEVNLRLLAMLLLRNVDLFLCGDGMRIRVIYPGSPSDDGTQQCTRTQD
- a CDS encoding uncharacterized protein (transcript_id=CADANIAT00008880) — encoded protein: MAVDEKKTPPISTGEVEADSRGVSEIDDSDREQGRSGFKKGTFNATEDPRFYKPIDTYEGLHRWDPDFEWTEEEERRIVRKVSPQLPMAIKDNIKIINHQKTKEKKAKRDQIDARVCTFACVTFFALQLDRGNIGNALADNLLQDLHMTTNDYNTGQTIFLCCFLFAELPSQLISKRLGPDRWIPIQMVAWSLVAACQAFLKTRSGYLGLRALLGLLEGGFIPDTILFLSFFYKSSELPKRLTCFWVSYTVTTIIGAFLAFGLLHIKDSNGGGSWRYLFAYEGLLTGVIGIIAAFWMPASPTQTKGGFRGKGGWFTEHEEKIMVNRVIRDDPSKGSMHNRQAVTPRLLWDSLKDYHMWPIYILGFVWMIPYTPETNYLTLQLRSQGFTTFQTNLLTIPAAVVSITTMITTTWLAERTNQRLLFGAAIEVWYLVLLIALQTLPEKSMPWPRFAILTLIVGGPSLHPVLVALTSRNAGSVRTRTVASALYNMSVQVYRTEDQPYYRKGNKVLIALAVVSIFLFISAKVYYVWRNNLIPCDGLTSADAWIRIDFTFAS
- a CDS encoding uncharacterized protein (transcript_id=CADANIAT00008878) → MESNKPQNELELIDSDLSSVVSDDVSEGSREPIHRLKLVNTVQLLPSEDSEPLDVEIIHVIGLDKERQLRHDTILGDTATSRRREFVFQCDISSFLLGDLVLDTVQTQAVQLLDDIVSLSDSNDSSNTKTTQPARIFVAYDLGALVVNKIYSHCFLRRRDFHEFDVKVWDYLKTVKGALWASLVVPVCVRYLTDAMVETTELFLSSRITLRTRVVSIYASENSKNAYAVFDKFTSTLGVSTEITVPEDFNSENEPAYDLENAVCYRKQNWMSNPEWLALQRMLLPLAHPQHQYASEKSESPHEVLRSKPYNDWIIGPKSPVLYIQGKDEEHSRFLAEQVFLDWKSKLQGRKKYHTPVMSFSFSADDPVDSAFRKLSMPKTSVLLDMHKFHRGWTYEDLHNLFLILVSSDLENGGLLVLHDVDECELAGRKMFWELLQSRADLSDSYIKVVVTSRRRLSLLTDSDKSSLWYVYNEYEGTSEHLSVNPSPPYVARYIPRLCPGGYGESQVRKALQLLESMDGSLLEDILCLIQRHTHWPVDPSSRAWSTFLTLLGLVKPTSTPAAILDGILRSIPDQIGLRWILLWLIYGHRPLSSIELACLLCHCNRTEGDQSFPRPAYDEIEKAHRLLKSWLPVLVHFGPNQICVRKAVRDILLGENPQYMWNEIKPAVHQTALDFLSAYLDDMEVRNRLSEIYDQYSSIGDPETELVPAVLPNGEDLIYYATTAFPYHLEKSPQSWKHLEQIFSSSPEQRLAPWAKLYWAMSNPFSRPSMEKLSSPLSVLLNTKSLDPAFRKALKSLMNTTDSAAWSSDPSLSEFAPMNCLVRAMSIRDETAALKYIQRIVTRKIEGSEGGNDAVITPIQAAAGDDTWPSKLLWRATWLNMERLVDFLLEAGVSPDPKDVVSKRYPSPLYMASVFGHTRIAELLLRSGADAGVLREDGGMLLAAADNGHADTIRVLVTHNRGLLELEQPNTPLYGASLWGNWLAAMVLLEFGARPNYVPAADGWAPIIAAADSGYVRTLQVLLENHADPNLCGPGGQDTALWWAAMRSRSVEAVRTLLEYGADPNHELLKPPLVVELCSSSELSTEYKVALLDALINSKSPLGVDKVDSHGSTGLVWASSSGHIPVVDWLLAHNANVSLLNDEQRGAMHYAVVNGHKEVVRRLLERKPPLDVLADTGETLLQVSVRNGDMLVRMLLDAGANPEQENGEGLTVINTAVVQQQSDVVKLLIDRGVDINHRDNAGWCPIHDASGHRPSTEIVRLFAEAGVNLEETTTAGQAPLHLAASFPQPEIVTLLLEYRGRLDIEQRNKDGETPLIKAAMGGNVECIHRLLRAGADINAQCSVGWTPLMSALNSADCDDAVSFLLSQPGIDITIASKKHGAALHIACSNLHLEVVKKLLDHGADINQLLPGIRPTPLMAACMPAEILDSETRSEFLDKIDRLVRTLIDCGADVKATYSTPISTLLCAAAQFAAPSTINYLVGKGLSLRDPGCLRRLPIHYAAVNGRENFEAVFQSDGDLLSTDVAGKNALQWAAQFGHVRTVEMILAHARTQEERQKRINQPDIDGWTALCWALRPHTVANAEIYSEPYDITQTVQVLIEEGADTSISFRMGAEGELFTVLELAELHSASDEIITILKDAEAARIASSDGTGNGVIARSVRPYQEQGYSCDICLSTIWGPVYECETCLDFTACKKCHGRINLYHGHLRLENGEPHAFKLIVEADPEMLDPQGQGSLSPRNSRKNSEVDNRSGSKGDGVGDGDAVVVDGTMEAIMNFSVDDDITEIGADDGASIRMGRSP